Proteins co-encoded in one Hymenobacter swuensis DY53 genomic window:
- a CDS encoding T9SS type B sorting domain-containing protein, whose amino-acid sequence MVKRLVLFLLLLCANLALMAQGPCVPTPNSGACFRAYDAISGQELPFYLCVGRAVRLRDCSGKVLDPAQIYYRQASTIACAGFTDTITTFTPTAPGVLVITQNTQGPQGGSQGIIFSRNFEVKSTPQPTFTLTNCAPGFVQVTVTDTNYDQYFVQVGNEAPVPAARNTPVTYPANGPFTVSVTGRYNQTSICTGTTTRSFTPLPPSQRPTLRSLTVQGSSVEFQFNALQPEYQYSLQVADAAAPGGYRTVAPVASNLTSFTLNNAPLSGCYRLLLQDACQPSVASSSSFVLCSVALTGASQNGRNLLSWTSSSSGAYTLSRTEGTTTVQLPVPPGATQYLDTTVTCGATYRYRVSLTMGTTTSVSNEVSVLTTSGAAPAAPVLTASFNLRNQVELTAVVPRSPSGGQLTYLRNGQELRVTSARAVRDSLVTPNLADPLCYAARFLDACGNRSADSAPVCPVLLDARAANDEGTTIRLTWTALRGPNATAAVSYRVISLSPTNTELSRVPVNGLTYLDLQPPQDQQVVRYRVEATGGGLPASAPSYSNVASVARQVKVFVPTAFTPNGDGLNDVLELKGRYLDNFRFTVIDRNGQQVFQATNRTQTWDGRTGTAPPALGAYVWRFEATDQQGKRLVQHGTVTIIR is encoded by the coding sequence ATGGTGAAACGACTGGTTCTTTTTCTGCTTCTTTTATGCGCCAATCTGGCCCTGATGGCCCAGGGGCCGTGCGTACCAACTCCGAACTCCGGGGCCTGTTTTCGCGCCTACGATGCCATTTCGGGTCAGGAGTTGCCGTTTTACCTGTGTGTGGGCCGGGCAGTGCGCCTGCGCGACTGCAGCGGCAAAGTCCTCGACCCGGCCCAGATATACTACCGGCAGGCCAGCACCATTGCCTGTGCGGGCTTTACGGATACCATCACCACGTTTACCCCTACAGCTCCCGGCGTCTTGGTTATCACCCAGAACACCCAAGGGCCACAGGGTGGTAGTCAGGGCATTATTTTCTCCCGTAACTTCGAAGTCAAAAGTACTCCTCAGCCGACGTTTACCCTCACCAACTGCGCCCCCGGCTTCGTACAGGTGACCGTCACGGATACCAATTATGACCAGTACTTTGTGCAGGTGGGTAACGAAGCGCCGGTGCCGGCTGCGCGCAACACGCCGGTTACGTACCCGGCCAATGGCCCCTTTACCGTGAGCGTAACCGGGCGCTACAACCAGACCAGCATCTGCACCGGTACCACCACGCGCAGCTTTACGCCGCTGCCACCGTCGCAGCGGCCCACGTTGCGCAGCCTCACGGTGCAGGGCAGCAGTGTAGAGTTTCAGTTTAACGCGTTGCAGCCCGAGTACCAGTACAGCCTGCAAGTGGCCGATGCCGCTGCTCCCGGCGGCTACCGCACGGTGGCTCCGGTTGCCAGCAACCTCACCAGTTTTACCCTGAACAATGCTCCGCTGTCGGGCTGCTACCGGTTGCTGCTGCAGGATGCGTGCCAGCCATCAGTAGCCAGTTCTTCCTCGTTTGTTCTGTGTTCCGTAGCCCTGACGGGCGCTTCCCAGAACGGCCGCAACCTGCTAAGCTGGACCAGCAGCAGTAGCGGAGCTTACACCCTCAGTCGCACCGAGGGCACCACCACCGTGCAGTTGCCCGTCCCGCCCGGCGCTACTCAGTACCTTGATACGACCGTAACCTGCGGCGCCACTTACCGCTACCGCGTGAGCCTTACGATGGGCACCACCACTTCAGTTTCCAATGAAGTTTCGGTGCTGACTACCTCCGGCGCGGCCCCGGCCGCGCCGGTTCTCACGGCCTCCTTCAACCTGCGCAATCAGGTGGAGCTGACGGCCGTGGTGCCGCGCAGCCCTAGCGGCGGACAACTCACCTACCTACGCAACGGTCAGGAGCTGCGTGTCACGTCGGCCCGCGCCGTGCGCGACTCCCTGGTAACGCCCAACCTCGCGGACCCGCTGTGCTACGCCGCCCGCTTTCTGGATGCCTGCGGCAACCGCTCGGCCGATAGTGCGCCCGTGTGCCCCGTCCTGCTGGACGCCCGCGCTGCCAACGACGAAGGCACCACCATCCGCCTCACCTGGACGGCTTTGCGCGGCCCCAACGCCACGGCCGCTGTTAGCTACCGCGTCATCAGCCTTTCGCCCACGAACACCGAGCTGAGCCGCGTGCCGGTGAACGGCCTCACCTACCTCGATTTGCAGCCGCCCCAGGACCAGCAGGTGGTACGCTACCGTGTGGAAGCCACTGGCGGCGGCCTGCCAGCATCAGCGCCCAGCTACTCCAACGTGGCCTCGGTGGCCCGGCAGGTGAAGGTATTCGTGCCCACGGCTTTCACGCCCAACGGCGACGGCCTCAACGACGTGCTGGAGTTGAAGGGGCGCTACCTGGATAACTTCCGCTTCACCGTCATTGACCGCAACGGTCAGCAGGTGTTCCAGGCTACGAACCGCACCCAGACCTGGGACGGCCGCACCGGCACCGCGCCACCCGCCCTTGGGGCTTACGTGTGGCGCTTCGAGGCCACCGACCAGCAGGGTAAGCGGCTGGTGCAGCACGGTACGGTCACCATCATCCGGTAA
- a CDS encoding alpha-L-arabinofuranosidase C-terminal domain-containing protein, translated as MLNFLPARTYPLAACLGLSGSLLTGLPTLAQTAPTTLTVQVNKPGAPIAKTMYGLFFEDINFAADGGLYPELVKNKSFELDEHLLGWRGIRGAAALSTYTVSSQQPISATNNHFLRMTATTASPDAGFINEGFRGMGVKQGGEYTFSVYLRKGAGGVSGLNVTLEEGGPGAGPEAGPSGKALAHTRITGLTTEWKKYSVVLKSAGTAEKARLKLTLEGTGTLDLDVVSLFPKDTYKNRENGLRTDLVQLLKDMNPGFLRFPGGCIVEGRNLTERYQWKETIGDVASRVPLVNRWNMEFKHRSTPDYYQSFGLGFFEYFQLSEDIGAEPVPILNVGMACQFNSAEMAPIGGTAAAGPNAGSPHNHEDDDPTLETFIQDALDLIEFANGPASSPWGAKRVAMGHAAPFNLKYIGIGNEQWGPQYLERYEPFMKAVKAKYPNMNIVSSAGPSPDGELFDKATQRLRELKAEVIDEHYYAKPEWFRQNVGRYDNYPTTGTKIFAGEYAAQSVAIGSPDNKNSWDCAISEAAFMTGLERNADKVIMASYAPLFAHVDAWQWTPDMIWFDNLKAYGTPNYYVQKMYSTNPGTTMLPVQRAAGAKNGQDNLFSSATADDKTGEIIVKLVNYSPQARPVTIALQGVKKLGKAGRATVLASADLNAVNSLEQPQNVAPKEEPFKVSSPNVTYTLAPNSFTVLRIPGKR; from the coding sequence ATGCTGAATTTCCTGCCCGCCCGCACTTATCCGCTTGCTGCCTGTTTGGGCCTGAGTGGCTCCTTACTAACCGGCCTGCCGACCCTGGCCCAAACGGCCCCCACCACCCTCACGGTGCAGGTGAATAAGCCCGGCGCGCCCATAGCCAAAACAATGTATGGCCTGTTTTTCGAGGATATCAACTTCGCCGCCGACGGCGGGCTGTACCCCGAGCTAGTCAAGAACAAGTCGTTTGAGTTGGATGAGCACCTACTGGGCTGGCGCGGCATCCGGGGCGCGGCGGCGCTGTCGACCTACACCGTCTCCAGCCAGCAGCCCATCAGTGCCACCAATAACCACTTCCTGCGCATGACGGCCACCACGGCCAGTCCCGATGCCGGTTTTATCAACGAAGGCTTCCGGGGCATGGGCGTGAAACAGGGCGGCGAGTACACGTTTTCGGTGTACCTGCGCAAGGGCGCGGGCGGCGTGAGCGGCCTGAACGTGACGCTGGAAGAAGGCGGCCCTGGAGCCGGCCCCGAAGCCGGCCCCTCGGGCAAAGCGTTGGCCCATACCCGCATTACCGGCCTCACCACAGAGTGGAAGAAATACAGCGTGGTGCTGAAATCGGCGGGTACGGCCGAGAAGGCGCGCCTGAAGCTGACGCTGGAAGGCACCGGCACGCTGGATCTGGACGTGGTTTCGCTGTTTCCCAAAGACACGTATAAGAACCGCGAAAACGGCCTGCGTACGGATTTGGTGCAGCTGCTGAAGGACATGAACCCCGGTTTCCTGCGCTTCCCTGGCGGCTGCATCGTGGAGGGTCGCAACCTTACGGAGCGGTACCAGTGGAAGGAAACTATCGGCGACGTGGCCTCCCGGGTGCCGCTGGTGAACCGCTGGAACATGGAGTTCAAGCACCGCTCCACCCCCGATTACTACCAGTCGTTCGGGCTGGGCTTCTTTGAGTATTTCCAGCTTTCCGAGGACATCGGGGCCGAGCCGGTGCCGATTCTGAACGTGGGCATGGCCTGCCAGTTCAACTCGGCCGAAATGGCCCCGATTGGCGGCACCGCTGCGGCTGGCCCCAATGCCGGCTCGCCCCACAACCACGAGGACGACGACCCCACGCTGGAAACCTTTATTCAAGACGCGCTGGATTTGATTGAGTTTGCCAATGGGCCGGCCAGCAGCCCTTGGGGCGCCAAGCGCGTGGCTATGGGCCACGCCGCGCCGTTCAACCTGAAGTACATCGGCATCGGCAACGAGCAGTGGGGCCCGCAGTATCTGGAGCGCTACGAGCCGTTCATGAAGGCCGTGAAAGCGAAGTATCCGAATATGAACATCGTATCCAGCGCCGGGCCGAGCCCCGATGGAGAGCTGTTCGACAAAGCCACCCAGCGCCTGCGGGAGCTGAAGGCCGAGGTAATTGACGAGCATTACTATGCCAAGCCCGAGTGGTTTCGCCAGAACGTGGGCCGCTACGACAACTACCCCACCACCGGCACCAAAATCTTCGCCGGGGAGTACGCGGCCCAGAGCGTGGCCATCGGCAGCCCCGACAACAAGAACAGCTGGGACTGCGCCATTTCGGAAGCGGCCTTCATGACCGGTTTGGAGCGCAACGCCGACAAGGTAATTATGGCCTCCTACGCCCCGCTGTTCGCCCACGTGGACGCCTGGCAGTGGACGCCGGACATGATTTGGTTCGACAACCTGAAGGCCTACGGCACGCCCAACTACTACGTGCAGAAAATGTACTCCACCAACCCCGGCACCACCATGCTACCCGTGCAGCGCGCCGCCGGGGCCAAAAACGGCCAGGACAACCTGTTCAGCAGCGCCACCGCCGACGACAAAACCGGCGAAATCATCGTGAAGCTGGTGAATTACTCGCCCCAGGCCCGGCCCGTAACCATTGCCCTGCAAGGCGTGAAGAAGCTGGGCAAAGCCGGCCGTGCTACCGTACTGGCCAGTGCCGACCTGAACGCTGTGAACAGCCTGGAACAGCCTCAGAACGTGGCCCCCAAGGAGGAGCCGTTCAAGGTATCCTCCCCGAACGTAACCTACACCTTGGCCCCGAACTCCTTCACGGTGCTGCGGATTCCCGGCAAACGCTAA
- a CDS encoding LacI family DNA-binding transcriptional regulator, whose translation MAPRKKSETPPAPNTPVSMADLARELGVSMTTISRALSDHYSIGPEMKSKVLKLAKKYNYQPNRLASALRKGKSKLLGIIVPYIEGRFFPSVVHGIETAASKAGYNVIICQSNEDAAQERRNVEALLSAQVAGIMVSLSRTTTSYQHFDKVQSRGLPLVFFDRSVEGENVNAVVLNDQEGALISTRHLLQQGCRRIAHLAGPQHLNIYKNRRQGYLDALREAGLPVEEELIVYTDMTQDEGAAAMRRWLALPNPPDGIFSGGDYCALGAMQEAARQGVRVPDDVAITGFSNEAFTVITEPTITTIDQRCEEMGQATVRLLLELIEASGTTFTPRQIVLRPELLIRDSSLREARKTTGRRAAKAAVR comes from the coding sequence ATGGCCCCTCGTAAGAAGTCCGAAACCCCGCCCGCCCCCAATACTCCCGTTTCCATGGCCGACCTGGCCCGGGAGCTGGGCGTGTCCATGACCACCATTTCCCGGGCCTTGAGCGACCATTACAGCATCGGGCCGGAGATGAAGTCGAAGGTGCTGAAACTGGCCAAGAAATATAACTATCAGCCCAACCGGTTGGCCTCGGCGCTGCGCAAAGGAAAGAGCAAGCTGCTGGGCATTATCGTGCCCTACATCGAAGGCCGGTTTTTTCCTTCGGTGGTGCATGGCATCGAGACGGCCGCCAGCAAGGCCGGCTACAACGTCATTATCTGCCAGTCGAACGAGGATGCGGCCCAGGAGCGGCGCAACGTGGAAGCGCTGCTCAGCGCGCAGGTGGCCGGTATTATGGTGTCGTTGTCGCGCACCACCACCAGCTACCAGCACTTCGATAAGGTGCAGAGCCGGGGCCTGCCGCTGGTGTTCTTCGACCGGAGCGTGGAGGGCGAAAACGTGAATGCCGTGGTGCTTAACGACCAGGAAGGCGCGCTGATTTCCACCCGCCATTTGCTGCAGCAGGGGTGCCGCCGCATTGCCCACTTAGCCGGCCCGCAACACCTGAATATCTACAAAAACCGCCGCCAGGGCTACCTCGACGCGCTGCGCGAAGCCGGCCTGCCCGTGGAGGAGGAGCTGATAGTCTACACCGACATGACCCAGGACGAGGGCGCGGCGGCCATGCGCCGCTGGCTGGCCCTGCCTAACCCGCCCGACGGCATCTTCTCGGGCGGCGACTATTGCGCCCTGGGGGCTATGCAGGAAGCGGCCCGCCAGGGCGTGCGCGTGCCCGACGACGTGGCCATTACCGGCTTCAGCAACGAGGCCTTCACCGTCATCACCGAGCCTACCATTACCACCATCGACCAGCGGTGCGAGGAAATGGGCCAGGCCACCGTGCGCTTGTTGCTGGAGCTGATTGAGGCCAGCGGCACCACCTTCACGCCCCGCCAGATTGTGCTGCGGCCGGAGCTGCTGATCCGCGACTCCTCACTGCGGGAGGCACGCAAAACGACCGGCCGCCGCGCCGCCAAAGCGGCCGTCCGGTAG
- the hisS gene encoding histidine--tRNA ligase yields MSAQKPSIPQGTRDFGPAVVARRNHIFGIIRRVFEKFGYAPLETPTLENLSVLTGKYGEEGDQLLFKVLNSGNFLKKQKGEVIKEEVTPDDLLAGPKKVLPKIAEKGLRYDLTVPFARYVVMNRGTLTFPFKRYQIQPVWRADRPQRGRYREFYQCDADVVGTDSLLCEAEIVLMMSEVLNTLGLTDHTIKINHRRVLGAFYQALGGEGTETDLFVAIDKLDKIGREGVEKELLERGLSAAATERLFDLLSVGGDFEEKLERLLAGFVTAGVAPDNATADGYKGLQDLQQVLAYLRGFGFDKWQNLEFDVTLARGLSYYTGCIFEIKINNVNMGSVSGGGRYDNLTGAFGLPGVSGVGFSFGVDRLYDCLEDLQLFPEAVATTTRCLLTNFDAEGELAMLPVLRQLRAAGVASELFPEAGKLGKQFKFADAKGIPYVLIQGPEERAAGQYKLKTLATGQEQTVTLEQVLAELQ; encoded by the coding sequence ATGAGCGCCCAGAAACCCAGCATTCCCCAAGGCACCCGCGACTTCGGCCCCGCCGTGGTGGCCCGCCGTAACCATATTTTTGGCATAATCCGCCGCGTGTTTGAGAAGTTCGGCTACGCTCCGCTCGAAACGCCCACGCTCGAAAACCTTTCGGTACTGACCGGCAAATATGGTGAGGAAGGTGACCAGCTGCTGTTCAAGGTGCTGAACTCGGGCAACTTTCTCAAGAAGCAGAAGGGCGAGGTAATTAAAGAAGAAGTAACCCCCGACGACCTGCTGGCCGGCCCCAAAAAGGTGCTGCCTAAAATTGCCGAAAAGGGCCTCCGCTACGACCTCACCGTACCCTTTGCCCGCTACGTGGTGATGAACCGGGGCACGCTCACCTTTCCCTTCAAACGCTACCAGATTCAGCCCGTATGGCGCGCCGACCGGCCCCAGCGCGGCCGTTACCGCGAGTTCTACCAGTGCGACGCTGACGTGGTAGGCACCGACTCTTTGCTCTGCGAGGCCGAAATTGTGCTGATGATGTCGGAGGTGCTCAACACGCTGGGCCTCACGGACCACACCATCAAAATCAACCACCGCCGGGTACTGGGTGCGTTCTACCAGGCCCTTGGTGGCGAGGGCACTGAAACGGACCTGTTTGTGGCCATCGACAAGCTCGATAAAATTGGGCGCGAAGGTGTGGAGAAGGAGCTGCTGGAACGCGGTTTATCGGCCGCCGCTACCGAGCGGCTGTTCGACCTGCTGAGCGTAGGCGGCGACTTCGAGGAGAAGCTGGAGCGGCTGCTGGCCGGTTTCGTGACGGCCGGCGTGGCCCCCGATAACGCCACCGCCGACGGCTACAAAGGGCTGCAGGATTTGCAGCAGGTGCTGGCCTACCTGCGCGGTTTTGGCTTTGACAAGTGGCAGAACCTGGAGTTCGACGTGACCCTGGCCCGGGGGCTGAGCTACTATACGGGCTGCATCTTCGAAATCAAGATCAACAACGTGAACATGGGCAGCGTGAGCGGCGGGGGTCGCTACGACAACCTCACCGGGGCCTTCGGGCTGCCGGGCGTGTCTGGCGTAGGCTTCTCCTTCGGCGTCGACCGCCTTTACGACTGCCTAGAGGACCTGCAGCTGTTCCCCGAGGCCGTGGCCACCACCACCCGCTGTCTGCTCACCAACTTTGATGCGGAAGGTGAGCTAGCTATGCTGCCGGTGCTGCGGCAACTGCGCGCCGCTGGTGTGGCCAGTGAACTGTTCCCGGAGGCTGGTAAGCTGGGCAAGCAGTTTAAGTTCGCCGATGCCAAAGGCATCCCCTACGTGCTCATCCAGGGCCCCGAGGAGCGCGCCGCCGGCCAGTACAAGCTCAAAACCCTGGCTACCGGCCAGGAGCAGACCGTCACGTTGGAGCAAGTGCTGGCGGAACTGCAGTAG
- a CDS encoding 3'-5' exonuclease: MSAQYLLFVDTETTGLPARWHRPYAEEWEWPSIAQLAWEIYAPDGTLVKAEQAYLQVPTNRLTAESEAIHGLTAELLAVQGQEPAAVLQRLLADLAQYRPRVIGHFLRLDFHVLGAALLRAGLPNPLPGLPQFCTMQASPAARPQGPKRPLRLHELYELLFHEPMTRLHDAAVDAAATARCFFELRRLGIISTEVLNGQPPLLPPDGRSPRRFPWPWLLTTGFLLVLYLFAHG, from the coding sequence ATGTCCGCACAGTACCTGCTCTTTGTGGATACTGAAACCACGGGCCTGCCGGCCCGCTGGCACCGGCCGTACGCCGAGGAGTGGGAGTGGCCCAGTATTGCGCAGCTGGCCTGGGAAATCTACGCGCCGGATGGTACGCTGGTAAAGGCCGAGCAGGCGTATCTGCAGGTGCCCACCAACCGCCTCACGGCCGAATCGGAAGCTATTCACGGGCTCACGGCGGAGCTGCTGGCGGTGCAGGGCCAGGAGCCAGCGGCGGTGCTGCAACGGCTGCTGGCCGACTTGGCGCAGTACCGGCCCCGGGTAATCGGGCATTTTCTGCGGCTTGATTTCCATGTGCTGGGAGCCGCGCTGTTGCGGGCCGGGCTGCCCAACCCGCTGCCCGGGCTACCCCAGTTCTGCACTATGCAGGCCAGTCCCGCCGCCCGCCCGCAGGGCCCGAAGCGGCCGTTGCGGTTGCACGAGCTGTACGAGCTGCTGTTCCACGAGCCCATGACCCGCCTGCACGACGCGGCCGTGGACGCGGCAGCCACCGCCCGCTGCTTTTTTGAGCTGCGCCGCCTCGGGATTATTTCGACCGAAGTGCTCAATGGCCAGCCCCCGCTTCTGCCGCCCGATGGCCGCTCGCCGCGCCGGTTTCCCTGGCCCTGGCTGCTGACGACGGGTTTTCTCCTCGTGCTATATCTTTTTGCTCATGGATAA
- a CDS encoding DUF294 nucleotidyltransferase-like domain-containing protein, translating into MDNRLAFLRTVAPFNLLPEEVVRGVVGLLEEVQYSSEKLLYQQDASKLRSLDIIAEGAYDTFFYDSDQHKRLPETYGPGTCYGGMSILLNKKRSLRTVAVRKGTRVLQLPRRDFRALCLAYEPFFHYFTARYGERMLDEEYAHFVKPAAPPEQNYLVADQLFSRRISTLEVRQLVTCPGELPIYEAAQRMAAAKVSCLFVTDAHEAITGYCTDITLRDSVIARRLDASRPVAEVTATPLVSISDEAYVYEAILRMFQTKTRYLLVEKAGRYVGFLSRNKLLSDLAQSPFMFIQAVKLAQSPRELKRRWEMVPDIVNQLLSRGVKADIVNQVISTVVDTISLKVIEQVLAEQGPAPARFVFMVLGSEGRKEQTLVTDQDNAIIYEDKANEHREEVRAWFLRFATTVSDELNHIGLHFCTGGFMAKNPKWTHSLSHWKRNYRQWMSESNPETVMQMATFFDCHYLHGDAALMQELYDFLREELTQPLDRFLFYMTRNALQYEPPLTSFLSRFRTFEQEGQRVFDLKKAMSPIVDLVRVYALRHQVFETNTGQRLARLRELGVFKEKEYQELLQAYYYLMGMRLQKQARQLINDREAPTNYLDPSTLTQVEQVTLKEIFKVIGDFQLKIKVSFTKSL; encoded by the coding sequence ATGGATAATCGACTGGCTTTTCTGCGGACGGTGGCCCCGTTCAATCTGCTGCCCGAAGAGGTGGTGCGGGGCGTGGTGGGGCTGCTGGAAGAGGTGCAGTACAGCAGCGAAAAGCTGCTCTACCAGCAGGATGCGTCCAAGCTGCGCAGCCTCGATATCATTGCGGAGGGCGCCTACGACACGTTTTTCTACGACAGCGACCAGCACAAGCGCCTGCCCGAAACCTACGGCCCGGGCACCTGCTACGGCGGCATGTCGATTCTGCTCAACAAGAAACGCTCCTTGCGTACGGTGGCCGTGCGCAAGGGCACCCGCGTGCTCCAACTGCCCCGCCGCGACTTCCGGGCCCTGTGCCTGGCCTACGAGCCGTTTTTCCACTACTTCACCGCCCGCTACGGGGAGCGGATGCTCGATGAGGAGTACGCGCACTTCGTGAAGCCTGCCGCCCCGCCCGAGCAGAACTACCTGGTGGCCGATCAGCTGTTTTCGCGCCGCATCAGCACCCTGGAAGTGCGCCAGCTGGTGACGTGCCCCGGCGAACTGCCCATCTACGAGGCGGCCCAGCGGATGGCGGCGGCCAAAGTCAGCTGCCTGTTCGTGACGGATGCGCACGAGGCCATTACCGGCTACTGCACCGATATTACCCTGCGCGACTCGGTCATTGCCCGCCGCCTCGATGCCTCCCGGCCAGTGGCCGAGGTGACGGCCACGCCGCTGGTTAGCATTTCGGATGAGGCGTACGTGTACGAGGCCATTCTACGCATGTTCCAGACCAAAACCCGCTACCTGCTGGTGGAAAAGGCAGGCCGCTACGTGGGGTTTCTGAGCCGGAATAAGCTGCTGAGCGACCTGGCCCAGTCGCCGTTTATGTTCATTCAGGCCGTGAAGCTGGCCCAGAGCCCCCGGGAGCTGAAGCGGCGCTGGGAAATGGTGCCCGACATCGTGAACCAACTGCTGAGCCGGGGCGTGAAGGCCGACATCGTGAACCAGGTCATCAGTACCGTCGTCGATACCATTTCGCTGAAGGTGATTGAGCAGGTGCTGGCCGAGCAGGGCCCGGCCCCGGCCCGGTTCGTGTTTATGGTGCTGGGCAGCGAGGGCCGCAAGGAGCAGACGTTGGTCACGGATCAGGACAACGCCATCATCTACGAAGATAAGGCCAACGAGCACCGCGAGGAGGTGCGGGCCTGGTTTCTGCGCTTCGCCACCACGGTTTCCGATGAGCTGAACCACATTGGGCTGCACTTCTGCACGGGCGGCTTCATGGCCAAAAACCCCAAGTGGACGCACTCCCTCTCGCACTGGAAACGCAATTACCGCCAGTGGATGAGTGAGTCGAACCCGGAAACGGTGATGCAGATGGCCACCTTCTTCGACTGCCACTACCTGCACGGCGACGCGGCCCTGATGCAGGAGCTCTACGATTTTCTGCGCGAAGAGCTGACCCAGCCCCTTGACCGGTTTCTGTTCTACATGACGCGCAACGCGTTGCAGTACGAGCCGCCACTAACCTCGTTTCTGAGCCGGTTTCGCACCTTCGAGCAGGAAGGCCAGCGCGTATTCGATCTGAAAAAGGCCATGTCGCCCATCGTGGATCTGGTGCGGGTGTACGCGCTGCGGCACCAGGTTTTCGAAACCAATACCGGCCAGCGCCTGGCCCGCCTGCGCGAGCTGGGCGTGTTTAAGGAAAAGGAGTACCAGGAACTGTTGCAGGCCTACTACTACCTCATGGGGATGCGCCTGCAGAAACAGGCCCGCCAGCTCATCAACGACCGGGAAGCCCCCACCAATTACCTCGACCCCAGCACCCTGACTCAGGTGGAACAAGTCACGCTCAAGGAAATCTTCAAAGTAATCGGCGACTTCCAGCTCAAAATCAAGGTCAGCTTCACTAAGTCCTTGTAG
- the hutH gene encoding histidine ammonia-lyase: MPQDFALTPSTHLDLATLDQLLRTKARVVLSEEACQRIEECHQYLHNRLERTPDAVIYGINTGFGSLCDKAIPASQRQQLQQNLMMSHACGTGEEVPTDLVRLMLLLKVQSLSYGHSGVQLATVQRLLDFYNRGMLPVVYQQGSLGASGDLAPLAHLCLPLLGLGEVNYEGYRLAAADAMSLFSWAPLVLEAKEGLALLNGTQFMLAYAVHGLLRAQRLTAAADCIGTLSLEAFDGRSEPFDERLHRIRPHAGQLAVATRVRELLTGSKLQSQPKTAVQDPYSFRCMPQVHGASRDALAYVRQTVEIECNAVTDNPNIFPDDDAILSGGNFHGQPLALALDMLAIATAELGSISQQRTTQLIGGQRGLPPFLVAEPGLNSGLMIPQYTAAGIVSQNKQLCTPASVDSVVSSNGQEDHVSMGANAATKALRVVQNVEQLLGIELLNAAQALEFRRPARTSATLEQLVTTFREKVAFVSQDRVLYLDLHAAATFVRTYVWE, from the coding sequence ATGCCCCAGGATTTCGCCCTCACTCCTTCCACCCACCTCGACTTGGCCACCCTCGACCAGTTGCTGCGCACCAAAGCCCGCGTGGTACTCAGCGAGGAAGCCTGCCAGCGCATTGAGGAGTGCCACCAGTACCTGCACAACCGCTTGGAGCGCACCCCCGACGCGGTGATTTACGGCATCAATACCGGCTTCGGGTCCCTGTGCGACAAGGCTATTCCGGCCAGCCAGCGGCAGCAGCTGCAGCAGAACCTGATGATGTCGCACGCCTGCGGAACGGGGGAGGAGGTGCCCACCGATTTGGTGCGCTTGATGCTGCTGCTGAAAGTGCAGAGCCTGAGCTACGGCCACAGCGGCGTGCAGTTGGCTACCGTTCAGCGCCTGCTCGATTTCTACAACCGGGGCATGCTACCGGTAGTGTACCAGCAGGGCTCTCTGGGGGCCAGTGGCGACCTGGCCCCGCTGGCGCACTTGTGCCTGCCATTGCTGGGCCTGGGCGAGGTGAACTACGAAGGCTACCGCCTGGCCGCCGCCGATGCCATGAGCCTATTCAGCTGGGCGCCGCTGGTGCTGGAAGCCAAGGAAGGCTTGGCCCTGCTCAACGGTACCCAGTTTATGCTGGCCTACGCCGTGCACGGCCTGCTGCGCGCCCAGCGCCTCACGGCCGCCGCCGACTGCATCGGGACCTTGTCACTGGAGGCATTTGACGGGCGCAGTGAGCCGTTTGATGAGCGTTTGCACCGCATCCGGCCCCATGCCGGGCAGTTGGCGGTGGCCACCCGCGTGCGGGAGCTGCTAACGGGCTCGAAGCTGCAAAGCCAGCCCAAAACGGCCGTGCAGGACCCCTACTCGTTCCGGTGTATGCCGCAGGTACACGGCGCCTCCCGCGATGCGCTGGCTTACGTACGCCAGACTGTGGAAATTGAGTGCAACGCCGTGACGGACAACCCCAACATCTTCCCCGATGACGATGCCATCCTGAGCGGCGGCAATTTCCACGGGCAGCCGCTGGCCCTGGCCCTGGATATGCTGGCCATTGCCACCGCCGAGCTGGGCAGCATCTCGCAGCAGCGCACCACCCAGCTCATTGGCGGCCAGCGGGGCCTGCCGCCCTTTTTGGTGGCCGAGCCGGGCCTGAACTCGGGCCTGATGATTCCGCAGTACACGGCCGCCGGCATCGTGAGCCAGAACAAGCAGCTCTGTACGCCCGCTTCGGTGGACAGCGTGGTGAGCAGCAATGGCCAGGAAGACCACGTAAGCATGGGGGCCAACGCCGCCACCAAGGCCCTGCGCGTGGTGCAGAACGTGGAGCAGCTGCTGGGCATTGAGCTACTGAACGCGGCCCAGGCTCTGGAATTCCGTCGCCCCGCCCGCACCTCCGCGACGCTGGAGCAGCTGGTAACCACCTTCCGCGAGAAAGTAGCCTTCGTGAGCCAGGACCGGGTACTGTACCTGGATCTGCACGCGGCGGCGACTTTCGTGCGGACGTATGTGTGGGAGTAA